One genomic window of Cercospora beticola chromosome 5, complete sequence includes the following:
- a CDS encoding uncharacterized protein (antiSMASH:Cluster_8), which produces MASQITEKQPLLPTTDASTEPEVERSLSELQQDVFAAQRRYMKAWSRTTSGTWHKRIMFSVTGLLLTFMALMLTLIAFDTFDDDSSWPYDGITRVPLEAHIMSKCPDAKDCLHDLILPAMQKVSDKVDFRLSYIGSITDHDDGVKCMHGQEECLGNIIELCAAHLYPDPKIYLGFTMCLTREYQKIPERALLEDCALEHGIDFERVNKCTSNDDGELAVKRLQASFNHSASVGVTKSCTVRLNNEIRCIRDGGKWTDCEGGSQPSDLVRDILDLSSSFY; this is translated from the exons ATGGCCTCGCAAATAACAGAAAAGCAGCCTCTCCTCCCAACCACAGACGCCTCCACCGAGCCCGAAGTCGAACGCTCCCTCTCCGAACTCCAACAAGATGTCTTCGCCGCCCAACGCCGCTACATGAAAGCCTGGTCCCGCACAACAAGCGGCACCTGGCACAAACGCATTATGTTTTCCGTCACAGGCCTCCTGCTCACCTTCATGGCCCTCATGCTTACTCTCATCGCATTCGACACCTTCGACGACGACTCTTCCTGGCCCTACGATGGAATCACTCGAGTTCCACTAGAAGCCCACATCATGTCCAAATGTCCCGATGCGAAAGACTGTCTCCACGATTTGATCTTACCTGCGATGCAGAAAGTCTCTGATAAAGTGGATTTCCGCCTGTCGTATATCGGGTCGATCACGGATCATGATGATGGGGTGAAGTGTATGCATGGGCAGGAGGAGTGTTTGGGAAATATTATTGAGTTGTGTGCGGCGCATTTGTATCCGGATCCAAAG ATCTACCTCGGATTCACGATGTGTTTGACGAGAGAGTATCAGAAGATTCCAGAGCGAGCTTTGCTGGAAGACTGTGCTCTGGAGCATGGTATCGACTTTGAGCGTGTCAACAAATGCACCAgcaacgacgacggcgagctTGCCGTAAAGCGGTTACAG GCCAGCTTCAACCACTCGGCATCAGTGGGCGTCACCAAAAGCTGTACCGTTCGCCTCAACAACGAAATCCGCTGCATTCGAGATGGCG
- a CDS encoding uncharacterized protein (antiSMASH:Cluster_8), giving the protein MPTPSSDTIRRESRKQNGSAKLVVKALTLHFRISTEQQKAASLHATPATLQPASTVIVQSTLERPVRSTSSA; this is encoded by the exons ATGCCGACACCATCGTCAG ATACGATACGAAGAGAGTCCAGGAAACAAAACGGAAGTGCCAAGCTCGTTGTCAAGGCATTGACACTCCATTTCAGGATTTCGaccgagcagcagaaggccgCATCTTTACATGCCACGCCTGCAACTTTGCAACCTGCGTCGACTGTGATCGTCCAGAGCACTTTGGAGAGACCTGTACGCAGTACCAGCAGCGCGTAA
- a CDS encoding uncharacterized protein (antiSMASH:Cluster_8), whose amino-acid sequence MLWLLLACLLGVVVAEPQRQYANNNKHFCSSVKKIVTAFKQQKPASKYCSSYLSITPSVTTSTVTVPPTPGPCKASAVVSPRSEAGKLLKRRPYEPKPKCFAGYTKKSVIASACSCIVTRPKPVTTTVTVISGAQPLPTTPSTFRIQAVEVDDSEVPEAAALEGNYASQEDDRNPLPDVEFIVPSAAPESALIFTFVPGTNNVQTLSDIVRVLIGERPPGEVEVAGEERLELAAAPGGQTNSGSGRIQAVVNCTIVPREDQTCTLNCIRPGVLMDRTHISIGNAQWRISDRDTVSAGFGEVRFRAIAVEVLQE is encoded by the coding sequence ATGCTCTGGCTACTACTCGCATGCCTGCTTGGCGTTGTTGTCGCTGAGCCTCAGCGTCAATATGcaaacaacaacaagcaCTTCTGCTCTAGTGTTAAGAAGATAGTCACCGCATTCAAACAGCAGAAACCTGCATCGAAATACTGCAGTTCGTACCTAAGCATCACCCCATCAGTCACGACTTCGACAGTTACCGTTCCTCCAACACCAGGTCCATGTAAGGCTAGTGCAGTGGTCAGCCCCAGATCCGAAGCTGGCAAGCTGCTCAAGAGACGGCCTTATGAGCCAAAGCCAAAGTGTTTCGCCGGCTACACAAAGAAATCCGTCATCGCATCTGCTTGCAGCTGCATCGTGACGCGCCCAAAACCTGTAACCACTACGGTGACAGTGATCTCAGGTGCTCAACCTCTACCTACGACTCCATCCACATTTCGCATACAGGCAGTCGAGGTTGACGACAGCGAAGTGCCCGAGGCCGCCGCTTTGGAAGGAAATTACGCGAGTCAAGAAGACGACAGGAATCCTTTGCCAGATGTCGAATTCATTGTTCCATCTGCGGCCCCCGAGTCGGCACTCATCTTCACCTTCGTTCCAGGAACCAATAACGTACAAACATTATCCGACATAGTTCGCGTCTTGATCGGCGAGAGACCACCCGGCGAGGTTGAGGTAGCTGGGGAGGAAAGGCTCGAGCTGGCGGCAGCACCAGGTGGACAAACGAACAGTGGTTCAGGGCGAATCCAGGCTGTCGTGAACTGCACGATCGTGCCTCGCGAGGATCAGACGTGCACATTGAACTGCATCCGGCCTGGCGTTCTCATGGACAGAACGCATATCAGTATTGGAAATGCACAATGGCGAATCAGTGATAGAGATACGGTGAGCGCTGGATTCGGCGAGGTGAGATTTAGAGCTATCGCTGTTGAAGTTCTCCAGGAGTGA
- a CDS encoding uncharacterized protein (MEROPS:MER0122467~antiSMASH:Cluster_8) translates to MEFPLLSSLGLYAADIRGDGNCLFNALSDQLYGHQNEHAAIRSRVIDYMREHADYYKQFIDVNPGGGIRRNPKRKNAGSYSSPASFQPPSPADIDRVFENHLASMARGGTYGDNMEIVAFSSAMGYDVKIYQRDYAFMVSGGSDGEGDTSRPVAHIAYHTWEHYSSIRNLDGPHTGMPNVQVKVLSPEEEAKQREVLSKTSPVLPWMIDVVSKSLPFLADKVTIKRALEATKGNIDLAVNNLLDADEQGSTSSQVESSSVERDHDSDDDTHDGPNKKQDRRMSRASRAHKERTRDPKHALSTLINHDGSEESFGSFASETSTQPDAMPRSSSTQPTSTDGNDVSPNVKTTSLSQDASTTTAAPAKPPIRIKLLPPKPPPGKTSQKQSGPRVSARDKKDMQKQAQKKARKERHQAEADSAKQESAASVGLALRAKGMTETPPVEPLRTLFI, encoded by the exons ATGGAGTTTCCTTTGCTTTCGTCACTGGGACTCTACGCAGCTGACATACGCGGAGACG GCAACTGCCTCTTCAACGCCCTGTCCGACCAGCTGTATGGTCACCAAAATGAACACGCCGCCATTCGCTCGCGTGTCATCGATTACATGCGTGAGCATGCCGACTACTACAAACAGTTCATTGACGTGAACCCCGGCGGAGGCATTCGACGCAACCCCAAACGCAAAAATGCCGGCTCCTACTCCTCGCCTGCTTCCTTCCAACCTCCCTCCCCCGCCGACATCGACCGAGTCTTCGAGAACCACCTCGCCTCCATGGCCCGTGGTGGCACGTATGGTGACAACATGGAGATTGTAGCCTTCTCATCGGCAATGGGCTACGACGTGAAGATCTATCAACGTGATTACGCGTTTATGGTGTCGGGTGGCAGTGATGGTGAAGGCGACACTTCTCGACCCGTAGCACACATTGCCTACCACACGTGGGAACACTACTCGTCGATACGAAACCTCGATGGGCCTCATACGGGCATGCCCAACGTGCAGGTCAAGGTACTGTCACCCGAGGAAGAGGCAAAACAGAGAGAAGTCCTGTCGAAGACGTCACCAGTGCTTCCATGGATGATCGATGTGGTTTCCAAGTCGTTACCCTTTTTGGCAGATAAGGTCACCATTAAGAGAGCTCTCGAAGCGACAAAGGGTAATATTGATTTGGCGGTGAACAATCTGCTCGACGCGGACGAGCAAGGCAGCACTTCGTCGCAAGTCGAGAGCTCCAGTGTAGAGCGTGACCATGACAGTGATGATGACACGCATGACGGCCCCAACAAGAAGCAGGATCGACGTATGAGCAGAGCTTCGCGAGCACACAAGGAGAGGACTCGTGACCCCAAGCATGCTCTCTCGACTCTCATCAACCACGACGGCAGCGAAGAATCCTTTGGCAGTTTCGCCTCAGAGACGTCCACACAACCAGACGCCATGCCTCGCTCATCAAGCACTCAACCAACCTCGACCGATGGCAACGACGTGTCGCCCAACGTGAAGACCACATCTCTTTCACAAGACGCGTCCACCACGACCGCGGCGCCCGCCAAGCCGCCCATTAGAATCAAGCTGTTACCGCCGAAACCGCCGCCCGGCAAGACTTCACAAAAGCAGTCCGGTCCACGTGTTTCAGCACGAGACAAGAAGGACATGCAGAAGCAAGCCCAAAAGAAGGCCCGCAAAGAGCGGCATCAAGCTGAAGCCGATTCTGCAAAGCAAGAATCAGCGGCATCAGTGGGCTTGGCGTTACGTGCCAAAGGTATGACCGAGACACCGCCGGTCGAGCCGCTGCGGACTCTCTTCATTTGA
- a CDS encoding uncharacterized protein (antiSMASH:Cluster_8), whose amino-acid sequence MNESFLTPGAFGRSGSVMSGPHGSDALFVQDEASDGERPSKPRLAEHDIKGEVEFEVEQPARQAFGLSPPSDDGNNIHQDTDIIDLEDAAEEKYWLEEFKQWLPKVEVEARLKEKYAQAFKRQAGKAMPNTHNKQRMEEIVSCARDNDTTIRYILSRDKKVWYSKLKEAEKALHLEHDEIQKFRDLQKRAEYKHILDEHLITRTKARIQVVEKDLEIRKKVVKEMTKWVKDE is encoded by the coding sequence ATGAATGAGTCATTCCTCACCCCCGGCGCTTTCGGACGTTCTGGCTCTGTGATGAGCGGACCACATGGCAGCGATGCGCTGTTTGTGCAAGACGAGGCTTCGGATGGTGAGCGTCCATCGAAGCCTCGTCTTGCCGAGCACGATATCAAGGGCGAAGTTGAGTTCGAGGTCGAGCAGCCTGCTCGCCAGGCCTTTGGTCTTTCTCCACCATCTGACGATGGTAACAATATCCATCAAGACACGGATATCATCGACCTTGAGGACGCTGCTGAGGAGAAATACTGGCTGGAAGAGTTCAAACAGTGGCTCCCAAaagtcgaagtcgaggcGCGACTTAAGGAGAAATATGCCCAAGCTTTCAAGCGTCAAGCAGGCAAAGCTATGCCAAATACCCATAACAAGCAGAGAATGGAGGAAATCGTAAGCTGCGCAAGAGACAACGACACGACTATCAGGTACATCCTGTCGCGTGACAAGAAGGTCTGGTACTCAAAGCTGAAAGAAGCTGAGAAAGCACTTCATCTGGAGCACGACGAGATCCAGAAGTTTCGCGACCTCCAGAAGCGAGCAGAGTACAAGCACATCCTGGATGAGCACCTTATCACCAGAACTAAGGCCAGGATTCaagtcgtcgagaaggaccTCGAGATCCGCAAGAAAGTCGTCAAGGAGATGACGAAATGGGTCAAGGACGAGTAA
- a CDS encoding uncharacterized protein (antiSMASH:Cluster_8), with protein sequence MMAYASRSVFERYSDLCLLALLRRDPDFHYCSRVNCNSGLFQDPCREKFHCPECGHEHCTKCDSDWHEAQTCTEYANETRRDENEEDTASAETVEATTKACPSCEARIEKKDGCEHMTCQRCYHEFCWVCLADYGPIDREEDNAHNEDCPLGLPQDN encoded by the exons ATGATGGCATACGCCAGTCGGAGCGTCTTTGAGCG ATACTCAGATCTCTGCCTCCTTGCCCTCCTTCGCCGGGATCCCGACTTCCACTACTGCTCACGCGTCAACTGCAACTCCGGCCTATTCCAGGATCCTTGCCGCGAGAAGTTCCATTGCCCGGAGTGCGGACATGAGCACTGCACCAAATGCGATAGCGACTGGCACGAAGCCCAGACTTGCACCGAGTACGCGAACGAAACCCGCCGCGACGAGAACGAAGAAGATACGGCTTCTGCAGAAACGGTCGAAGCCACGACAAAGGCTTGCCCTAGCTGTGAAGCGAGGATTGAGAAGAAAGA TGGTTGCGAACACATGACTT GCCAACGCTGCTATCATGAGTTCTGCTGGGTGTGCCTTGCCGACTATGGCCCTATAGATCGGGAAGAGGATAATGCGCACAACGAGGACTGTCCTCTCGGGCTGCCGCAAGACAACTAG
- a CDS encoding uncharacterized protein (BUSCO:EOG09264JK1~antiSMASH:Cluster_8): protein MSSSPSAPSTMRPTHSFDAKVEEKKPSKSEINWVIMDYLVSEGYPAAAEKFAQETNVGNPEDMESIRERVAVRNAIHAGNVEEAIELINEIDHQILDQNQLLHFNLLQLQLIELIRGIIIRPADGPQPTSDDFRPALDFATEQLAPKAPTDAKYQEALQRTMALMIFPPDKMQQEFKELLDLRLREKVATSVNKAILESRGQRSEAKIRKLVRGRAWAEALAREAKADLPAVIPIGLDGPDTASSAGDAMVQ, encoded by the exons ATG AGctcatcgccatctgcgCCTTCCACGATGCGGCCCACACACTCTTTCGATGCgaaggtggaggagaagaagccgagcaaGAG CGAGATCAATTGGGTTATCATGGACTATCTCGTCTCAGAAGGCTATCCCGCCGCAGCAGAGAAGTTTGCTCAGGAGACCAACGTCGGCAACCCCGAGGACATGGAGAGCATTCGGGAGCGCGTCGCTGTGCGCAATGCCATCCACGCTGGCAATGTGGAAGAGGCCATCGAGCTCATCAACGAGATCGACCACCAG ATCCTCGATCAAAACCAGCTACTCCACTTCAATCTACTTCAGCTACAGCTGATTGAGCTGATTCGTGGCATCATCATTCGACCTGCCGATGGGCCACAGCCAACTAGTGATGACTTCCGCCCAGCGCTGGACTTTGCCACAGAACAGCTCGCGCCGAAAGCACCCACCGATGCAAAATACCAAGAGGCTCTTCAGCGAACTATGGCGCTTATGATCTTCCCTCCCGATAAGATGCAGCAGGAGTTCAAAGAGTTGTTGGACCTTCGACTGCGCGAGAAGGTGGCTACAAGTGTGAACAAGGCTATACTGGAAAGCAGAGGACAGCGGtcagaagcaaagatacGCAAGCTTGTGCGAGGCAGAGCCTGGGCAGAAGCGTTGGCAAGAGAGGCAAAGGCAGATCTGCCGGCTGTGATCCCTATCGGCTTGGACGGGCCTGACACAGCATCGTCCGCTGGCGATGCCATGGTGCAATGA
- a CDS encoding uncharacterized protein (antiSMASH:Cluster_8), translated as MNIPSLELPLGAFASLDSPKTASSATRAHYSPPWANTSIIGVAGSSGSGKTSLSMAIIRELSLPWVVVMSMDSYYKPLTEEQSAAAFRNEYDFDAPEAIDFDKLVENLRDIKAGKKTDIPVYSFEKHARVDKTNTIYSPHVLVLEGIFALHDQRILDLLDLRIFTEADADLCLSRRVLRDVRERGRDIEGCIKQWFSFVKPNFHKYVEPQRNVADLIVPRGIENKVAISMVSDRIHKTLDEKSRQHQLDLQRLGQVSGDATLSSNVEMLEHTNQVRGINTILMNPALEREDFIFYFDRLAVMLVEQAFAAGMCYRQQVVNTPVPGEIYNGLTVDGAVSAVVILRGGACLETGLKRVVPDCRIGRMLIQTNFRTGEPELHYFKLSPDVETHKRVLLMDPQMSSGGAALMAVRVLLDHGVKESHIVFVTYMAGKDGLNRLMNVYPEIKVVVCRIVGDTEPRWVEQRYLGC; from the exons ATGAACATTCCTTCCCTCGAGCTCCCTCTGGGCGCTTTCGCCTCATTGGACTCGCCCAAGACTGCCTCGAGTGCAACGCGTGCTCATTACTCGCCGCCATGGGCGAACACTTCCATCATCGGTGTGGCCGGTAGCTCAGGCTCTGGCAAGACATCATTGTCTATGGCCATCATCAGAGAGCTGAGCTTGCCATGGGTCGTCGTTATGTCGATGGACAGCTACTACAAGCCTCTCACCGAGGAGCAGTCGGCAGCTGCTTTCAGGAACGAGTACGACTTTGACGCTCCCGAGGCTATTGACTTCGACAAGTTGGTGGAGAACCTGCGAGACATCAAGGCTGG CAAGAAGACCGACATCCCCGTCTACTCTTTCGAGAAGCATGCTCGCGTGGACAAGACAAACACCATATATTCGCCGCATGTCCTGGTGTTGGAAGGCATCTTTGCACTTCACGATCAACGCATTCTCGACTTGCTTGATCTCCGCATCTTCACTGAAGCGGATGCTGATTTGTGTCTCTCTCGACGTG TCCTCCGCGATGTTCGCGAGCGCGGTCGAGATATCGAAGGCTGCATCAAGCAGTGGTTCAGCTTCGTCAAGCCCAACTTCCACAAATATGTGGAGCCACAGCGAAACGTCGCAG ACCTCATCGTGCCTCGTGGCATCGAGAACAAGGTGGCCATAAGTATGGTATCCGATCGCATCCACAAGACACTCGATGAAAAGTCTCGCCAGCATCAGCTTGACCTGCAACGTCTGGGTCAGGTCTCCGGAGACGCAACTCTGTCTTCCAACGTGGAAATGCTGGAGCACACCAACCAAGTCCGCGGCATCAACACCATTCTTATGAATCCTGCTCTCGAGCGTGAGGACTTTATCTTCTACTTTGATCGTCTAGCAGTCATGCTTGTCGAGCAGGCATTCGCGGCTGGAATGTGCTACCGGCAGCAGGTAGTCAACACTCCCGTTCCCGGTGAAATCTACAACGGCCTCACCGTCGATGGCGCGGTCTCCGCTGTCGTCATCTTGCGAGGTGGCGCGTGTCTCGAGACTGGTCTGAAGCGCGTGGTTCCCGATTGTCGTATCGGCCGCATGCTGATCCAGACCAACTTCCGCACAGGCGAGCCGGAGCTGCACTACTTCAAACTCAGTCCGGACGTGGAGACCCATAAGAGGGTCCTGCTCATGGATCCACAGATGAGCAGTGGCGGCGCCGCTCTTATGGCTGTCCGTGTCTTGCTCGACCATGGCGTCAAGGAAAGccacatcgtcttcgtcacttACATGGCTGGCAAGGATGGCTTGAACAGGCTCATGAACGTGTATCCGGAGATCAAAGTGGTGGTTTGCAGGATCGTTGGCGACACGGAGCCCAGGTGGGTCGAGCAGAGGTACCTTGGCTGCTAA